TCTGATTTCGCCGACAATTTTTTCCGCTTCAGTTAATTCGTCAGGCAGTTCCAGGAATCGAACGGGCGACCCCATTTTCTTGTGTGCAATCAATTGCTTTTTGTGTCGATCGCGATTGTGTGCCACGAGTCGGTTGGCCATATCAATGATTTTGTCTGTGCAGCGGTAATTACTCTCAAGCCGCACTACTTTGGCACCGGGGAATTGCTGTTGGAATCCGAGGATGTGCCGCACTTCCGCGCCGCGCCAACCATAAATGGACTGATCGTCGTCGCCGACCACGCACAGATTCTGATGTGGTTTGACCAGTGCACGAATCAGATTAAATTGGGAGAGGTTGGTATCCTGGTATTCATCAATCTGGATATAGTCAAACTTGCTTTGGGTGCGTTCCAGTGCCTCGGGGGAAATCGAAAACAGTTCATTGGTCAGCATTAATAAATCATCAAAATCCACTGCACCACTGGATCGTAATTTGGTCTGGTATTTTCGATATGCCATCGCAGCGAGAAAGTCAAAATCATTTTCCGTGTGATTGGTGGCCTGTTCCGGCGTCACGTTTGCCATCTTCCAGCTGCTGATACGATTCAACAAATCGCCCGGCCGCAGGCTTTTATCATTCACACGAATATCACGGAGTGCAGAGCGCGCTGCCGATTCCTGGTCGCCGCGATCATAAATCACAAATTTCTCGGGATATCCCAAGACTGAGATCTCTTCTCGTAAAACTCGCACGCAGAGTGAATGGAATGTTGAGATAAACGGTTTCGCAGGCAGCCGTTTCCCCAGTAAGAGATTCATCCGCTCCTGCATCTCTTTGGCTGCTTTATTCGTGAATGTCACAGACAGGATTTTATTGGGAGGGACTCCTTGCCGAATGAGTTCGACCATGCGATAGGTGATCACTCTGGTTTTTCCGGTACCAGCGCCTGCTAATACCAGGAGTGGGCCTTTGAGGGTCGAGGCCGCTTCACGCTGAGCCGGGTTGAGTGATGAGAGGTGGCTCGATTGATTCGCACTGGTAGAAAGGGGCATGAAACCTGGTCAATTTTCGAAAGATGAAACGAAGACGAAATCTATATCATCGAAAGATGATTCAGTTCAGATGAGTTGAATTCAGGGATTCTCATCCGGATTCTTGCGTTTGGGTTTTGGAGTAGGTTTTTTCTTTGAGGGACTCTCTTTTTTTAAAGGAGCGTCCTGAGCATCGTTTTTTTTGATTTTCTTTTTCGCATGCGGAGGTCGTTTAGCCTGTAATGCGGTCTGGTCGTCAGCCGTTTTTTTCATCGGAGGCACAGCAGCTGTTTTGGGTCCTGCTGTCTGCATTTTCGCCGATGGTTTCGATTTTGAATCCCTCAACTGCTGGCGATTTGTTTTATAAGCCTGCTTGAGAGGTTCGAGCATTGCTTCCATTGTTTGCCAGCGATCTTGTGGATAGAGCTCAAGGCCTTTCATGATCGCTTCTGCTACCTGAGGATTCAGATCAGGCAACAGCTTTTGAATATTTTCGGGTGGCGTGTTGATGTGCTGCAGGACGGCATCCAGAGTTTCTGCTGCTTCCCAGGGCAATCGTTTGGTCAGCATCTCATAGCAGGTAACGGAATAGGAAAAGATGTCGATCTTCTGGCTTGTCTTCTGGCGTTTAATCAGTTCCGGTGCCATATAGGCGGCTGTCCCTGTTCGATTTCCTGGTTGCAGAAAGGCTGCTGTATTAGGGACAACCAGGCCAAAGTCGATTAGCTTCAATTGATGCTCATTATCGACCATGATATTGCGCGGACAGATATCACGGTGAATCCAGTTTTCCTGATGGAAATAGTGAATTGCCTCACCCAGCTGGATCATGTACTTCAGGCAATTCGTTCGCATATCCTCATTTTGGGCTTCGACGAGATAGCTGAGGCTGTAGCCTTCAATAAATTCCATTACCAGAAATTGTTCGTTCTCAGTTGTGATGCCATGCTCAAAGGTTTTGACGATATTTGGATGATGAAATTGCACAGCAATTTCGCCTTCCTTGGGTTTATCGAGACCGACAAAACGTGCTTCGAGTTCCTCTGTTTTTTCTTTATGCAGGACTTTGAGGGCCACGATCTTGCCTGTATTGTAGTCGCGGGCACGCCAGACCTTGGACATGCTTCCCTGACCCACGCGTCCGATCAGCTCAAAACGCTGTTTGATATTCACGCGAGGAATGCGGGGCTGTTTTGAAAAGAAACGCTTTAGAAAGTTCATGCATTCACCAGAAAGCAAAGGGTGAATTCAGAGCAAATCCGAATTCCCAGCTTAGTAGAAAAATAACCAGCCCGCTCCCGATAGTATAATTGTCTTAACGGAGATACGCAAAGCGTTACTACCCAAAGCTTTTGATTCTGCAGGCGAAACTTCACCTGGGTGCATGAGAGGTGGAATCGTCGATTTCAAAATCAGTTCACATTTCGGGGGAATCAAACACAGTAGTCAATCAGGCGTGCTAATTCCGATCGCAGTTTGGGTCTGGGAATAATTCGATCGACAAATCCATGTTCCAGCAGAAATTCGCTGGTCTGGAATCCTTCGGGCAGAGGCATTTTGATCGTGGCCTCAACGACGCGCGGTCCGGCGAATCCGATCAGTGCCTTCGGCTCAGCAACAACAATATCACCCAGTGAAGCGAAACTGGCCGCCACGCCTCCCATGGTCGGGTTAGTTAAAACAGAGATAAACAGGCCCCCTTTTTCATGGTAGCGTCCTAAGGCAGCAGAGACTTTTCCCATCTGCATTAAGGAGAAAATACCTTCATGCATTCGAGCACCACCTCCTGAACCGCTGATGATAATCAGCGGGAGTTTGAGCTCGGTGGCCTGTTCAATGGCGCGTGTTAGTTTTTCGCCGACAACGGAGCCCATGCTGCCCATAATGAACGAAGAATCGGTGATGCCCACAACCAGGGGGCGCCCCCGCATATATCCCCGTCCGACGACACAGGCGTCTTTCATGCCGGTTTTCTTTTGTTCAAGGATAATGCGGTCTTTGTAGGTTTTATTCTTATCTGCAAATTCCAGGGGGTCACCTGCCGTTAGATCAGGAAACCATTCTTCAAAACTATCAGGGTCTAACAGCTGTTGAATCCGGGTTTGGGCGGAAATATAAAAATGGTGGTCACATTCAGGGCAAAGTCCTAACCCCTGCTCGACCTGTTTTCTGAAAACCGTTGCATTGCATTCAGTGCAGCGTAACCAGAGCCCTTCCGGAACGCCGCGCTTCGGGCGTGAAGATGAATGGCTTAACCATGAATCAACATTAGACTTAGGGGCAGAACTCATTTTACTTAGCCTCCTCGAACCGCCATTTTTCGTCATGGCTTCCCTGATCTTGTTGCGAATCCTTCTTTTCAGATTGATCGTCAGAATTTACCTGTTTTGAATCACTTTTTTTCGGAGGTGACTCAAGAATTTCAAACATTTCATTCTGACAAAAGCGACCGCTGTGCTCAAACGAAATTCTTTCTTTTTGCTCATTTCTCAACAAGCAGGAAATAATCGTGGCCAGTGGCTCGGAGGCAACGATTGCAAAGTTTTGTTTCTTTTTCAAGTACTTCTGCAGTGTTTTCTCAACGCGTTTGACTGCTTCTGAAGCAAGCTCCCCTTCAGGAGGGCAGACTGTTTCAGGTGATTCAGTCCACTGTTTTAGGAGTTTGGGGTATTTACGGCGTACTTCTTCGTATTCCAGCCCCTGCCAAAGCCCTTGGTTGAGATTCTTCAGCCCCTCTTTTTCTTTGACTGGTACGCCGAGGTTTTCGCCGAGTTGTTCGGCTGTGGAACGCGCAGGCTCTGAAGATGATGTGATGATTGTTTCAATACCGGAATTTTCGATCTTGGGCAGCAGATCTTTGACTTGGGCTTCCCCTTCTTCGTTCAAGGGAAGATCCAGGGTTCCCTGAATTCGTTCATATTTATCAAAGTCTGTACAACCAGGACGGATAAGTACCACAGTGGGCATTGTTTCAAATCTCTTTTATGTTAAGGAAGCTGTTTGGCTCTTCGCCTTTTCAACCAGGTTGTTTACAGCAATCGAATAATCTGCCTGGCTGAATAGTGCGCTGCCGACAACAAAATAGTTTGCACCAGCAGCGGCTGCTTCAGCAATTGTTTCTGTACCAATTCCACCATCAACAGAAAGAATGGTTTCTTTGGAAATCATCGTTTTCAATTGTTTGATTTTAGGTAAGCTTGATTCCATGAATGACTGACCGCCAAAGCCTGGTTCGACACTCATCACCAGAATCAGGCCACAGGATTCAAGGTACGGTTCAATCATCTCGACGGGAGTTTTGGGGCTGATCGCTAATCCTGGCACGACTCCCGATTTTTTCATGTGATCCAAGATGTCTTGAGGATCAGGTACGGCTTCGATATGGACTGTGATCGAATCGCAGCCTGCTTTGATATACTCATCGATATACTTTGCCGGATTGCTGACCATTAAATGGGCATCGAAGAACATTTTCGTCAGAGGTCTGACTCGTTCGATCAGCAGTGCTCCATATGAGAGATTGGGGACGAAGTGCCCGTCCATCACATCCCAATGAAGCACTGAGGCTTCAGCCGCCTCCAATAATTCAACTTCCCGGTGAAGATTACCGAAGTCACACTTCAGCATCGACGGAGCAATGACTGGCGAAGATGTATTCAATTTACTCTGAAGTTTTTGGTTTATCATAGAATTCAGGAATAATATACAATTCAAAGCCAAAAGCAAGTTCTTTGAATCATGAGATCGATTTGATCATTGGGTTTCAAATGTGAGAGGAGACGTCGATTTTATTATAAGCGGGCTATTTTGACGATCTTGTTGAGCAACGTCTAGTCGAAAGTCAAAACGCATGTCCTAATGATTAGTGCCTGTCGGGTTGAAAAACAGCCGAGATGTCTTCCATCTCGGCTGAATTCTCAGTTTGCTCTATGGCTTTTGAATGCATTAAAGCCCTTCTATAGACTATAGTTGCGCCAGACGAGCGATCATGTCAGCGGTTCGATTTGAATAACCGTATTCGTTATCGTACCAGCTCAAGACTTTGAGCATATTTCCACCTATCACTGTGGTCCAACTGGAGTCAAAGATCGAGCTATGCGTATTTCCAACGATATCGCTGGAGACAATCGGATCGGTATTATACTCAAGAATTCCCTTGAGAGGGCCTTCTGCTGCAGCCTTCATGGCGGCATTGACGTCCTCGGCTGTGACATCTTTGCTGAGGTTCACGACCAGGTCAGTAATACTGCCAACCGGAACGGGAACACGAAGACTCAATCCAGTCAACTTACCATTCAG
This genomic interval from Gimesia alba contains the following:
- a CDS encoding ATP-dependent helicase — encoded protein: MPLSTSANQSSHLSSLNPAQREAASTLKGPLLVLAGAGTGKTRVITYRMVELIRQGVPPNKILSVTFTNKAAKEMQERMNLLLGKRLPAKPFISTFHSLCVRVLREEISVLGYPEKFVIYDRGDQESAARSALRDIRVNDKSLRPGDLLNRISSWKMANVTPEQATNHTENDFDFLAAMAYRKYQTKLRSSGAVDFDDLLMLTNELFSISPEALERTQSKFDYIQIDEYQDTNLSQFNLIRALVKPHQNLCVVGDDDQSIYGWRGAEVRHILGFQQQFPGAKVVRLESNYRCTDKIIDMANRLVAHNRDRHKKQLIAHKKMGSPVRFLELPDELTEAEKIVGEIRYLHEAQEVPLRDFAILFRTNEQPRVFETELRRTNVRYQLIGSQSFFDRREIRDLLAYLKTLAFPHDELSMLRIINTPTRGIGNSTVEKLVNQSVKAGDRFWETVAEAQSTNELSARASSALNGFHDLLKRYRARLERSPHDLARIMHDLIKEIDYESEIKKQYKTSEQQQSRIVVLEQFIESINEYCQRSKNPTPIGFLEETALGDRDDLNEKEDQLAQDAVKLMTLHSAKGLEFPRVYLVGMEEGLLPHKRSVEGTDSEIAEERRIAYVGITRAEDYLTLSRAVTRTKWGKKQPTLPSRFLFEMRKTDED
- a CDS encoding serine/threonine protein kinase is translated as MNFLKRFFSKQPRIPRVNIKQRFELIGRVGQGSMSKVWRARDYNTGKIVALKVLHKEKTEELEARFVGLDKPKEGEIAVQFHHPNIVKTFEHGITTENEQFLVMEFIEGYSLSYLVEAQNEDMRTNCLKYMIQLGEAIHYFHQENWIHRDICPRNIMVDNEHQLKLIDFGLVVPNTAAFLQPGNRTGTAAYMAPELIKRQKTSQKIDIFSYSVTCYEMLTKRLPWEAAETLDAVLQHINTPPENIQKLLPDLNPQVAEAIMKGLELYPQDRWQTMEAMLEPLKQAYKTNRQQLRDSKSKPSAKMQTAGPKTAAVPPMKKTADDQTALQAKRPPHAKKKIKKNDAQDAPLKKESPSKKKPTPKPKRKNPDENP
- the accD gene encoding acetyl-CoA carboxylase, carboxyltransferase subunit beta, producing MSSAPKSNVDSWLSHSSSRPKRGVPEGLWLRCTECNATVFRKQVEQGLGLCPECDHHFYISAQTRIQQLLDPDSFEEWFPDLTAGDPLEFADKNKTYKDRIILEQKKTGMKDACVVGRGYMRGRPLVVGITDSSFIMGSMGSVVGEKLTRAIEQATELKLPLIIISGSGGGARMHEGIFSLMQMGKVSAALGRYHEKGGLFISVLTNPTMGGVAASFASLGDIVVAEPKALIGFAGPRVVEATIKMPLPEGFQTSEFLLEHGFVDRIIPRPKLRSELARLIDYCV
- a CDS encoding histidine phosphatase family protein, which encodes MPTVVLIRPGCTDFDKYERIQGTLDLPLNEEGEAQVKDLLPKIENSGIETIITSSSEPARSTAEQLGENLGVPVKEKEGLKNLNQGLWQGLEYEEVRRKYPKLLKQWTESPETVCPPEGELASEAVKRVEKTLQKYLKKKQNFAIVASEPLATIISCLLRNEQKERISFEHSGRFCQNEMFEILESPPKKSDSKQVNSDDQSEKKDSQQDQGSHDEKWRFEEAK
- the rpe gene encoding ribulose-phosphate 3-epimerase — protein: MINQKLQSKLNTSSPVIAPSMLKCDFGNLHREVELLEAAEASVLHWDVMDGHFVPNLSYGALLIERVRPLTKMFFDAHLMVSNPAKYIDEYIKAGCDSITVHIEAVPDPQDILDHMKKSGVVPGLAISPKTPVEMIEPYLESCGLILVMSVEPGFGGQSFMESSLPKIKQLKTMISKETILSVDGGIGTETIAEAAAAGANYFVVGSALFSQADYSIAVNNLVEKAKSQTASLT